In the Fusarium oxysporum f. sp. lycopersici 4287 chromosome 9, whole genome shotgun sequence genome, one interval contains:
- a CDS encoding asparaginyl-tRNA synthetase (At least one base has a quality score < 10), whose translation MRAFRASRVPRLGKPWPQIRPYAVKVPDECQKDIKTVAELKAWGPTSHVPDVEVCGWVRSVRKSSGVRFIDITDGSSMRPVQVVVDKNLATDMRPGAAVRLKGTWVDESRKQSDIEEISQASSEDETSTGSEQPELKVSEVEVLGGSDPMTYPIQNKYQTPESLRTISHLRPRTPLNSTMLRFRSDSTAMLTQFFFRERFQQTHPPIITSSDCEGAGEAFAVKASSPDEFFRDPKYLTVSSQLHLEALAQALGNVWTLSPTFRAEQSDTSRHLSEFYMLEAEMSFVDNMEEVMNLAQRMLNSMASGLKELNAAKELEQNRFDSKEPSERLAFNDLIDQKQLDRRWRGMLTTKTWPRITYSEALEILKPIADQFEHKPTWGSGLQSEHEKYLAEKIGYDKATDAYLPIFITQYPRDIKAFYMRQSSSSPASGLTVDCFDLLVPHLGELASGSMREHRLPQLEENMRALGLEVPSKRSDKGKELAWYLDLRRWGCPPHGGFGLGFDRLLSYLTGVPNVRDVVPFPRHYHRCDC comes from the exons ATGAGAGCGTTTCGTGCATCGAGAGTGCCAAGATTAGGAAAACCATGGCCCCAAATAAGACCATATGCGGTCAAGGTCCCTGACGAGTGCCAGAAAGACATCAAAACTGTGGCTGAGCTTAAAGCTTGGGGCCCAACGTCCCATGTGCCTGATGTCGAGGTTTGCGGATGGGTCAGATCAGTGCGGAAGAGCTCAGGGGTACGCTTCATCGATATCACCGATGGATCGTCTATGCGACCTGTTCAGGTGGTCGTGGACAAGAATCTAGCCACAGA TATGCGTCCGGGCGCAGCTGTCCGCCTAAAAGGAACATGGGTTGATGAGAGCAGAAAACAATCTGACATTGAGGAGATATCTCAGGCCTCAAGCGAGGACGAGACGTCAACAGGCTCAGAACAGCCTGAGCTCAAAGTCTCAGAGGTGGAGGTTCTCGGAGGCTCTGACCCTATG ACCTACCCGATCCAGAACAAATATCAGACCCCTGAAAGTCTTCGCACCATCTCACATCTGCGGCCAAGAACGCCTCTGAACTCAACAATGCTACGATTCCGATCAGATTCCACCGCCATGCTCACACAGTTCTTCTTCCGTGAGAGATTTCAGCAAACGCACCCTCCTATCATCACTTCCTCTGATTGCGAGGGTGCTGGAGAAGCATTTGCTGTCAAAGCATCTTCTCCTGACGAGTTCTTCCGTGATCCCAAGTATCTGACTGtctcttctcagcttcaccTTGAGGCTCTCGCTCAAGCACTCGGTAACGTCTGGACCTTATCCCCGACCTTTCGTGCTGAGCAGAGTGATACATCGAGGCACCTCAGCGAGTTCTACATgctcgaggctgagatgagCTTCGTTGATAACATGGAGGAAGTCATGAACCTAGCACAGCGCATGCTGAACTCAATGGCCAGCGGGCTGAAGGAGCTCAACGCTGCTAAGGAGCTTGAGCAGAACCGATTTGACTCGAAGGAACCTTCTGAGCGCCTCGCATTCAACGACCTTATTGACCAAAAACAACTGGATCGTCGATGGCGAGGCATGCTCACCACTAAGACGTGGCCTCGAATTACGTACAGTGAGGCCCTTGAGATTCTCAAGCCTATTGCCGACCAATTTGAGCACAAGCCTACATGGGGTTCTGGTCTGCAATCGGAACATGAGAAGTACCTCGCTGAGAAGATCGGTTACGACAAGGCCACGGATGCATACCTTCCAATCTTCATAACACAGTATCCGCGGGATATTAAGGCATTCTACATGCGCCAGTCTTCCTCGTCTCCGGCCTCAGGTCTGACAGTGGACTGTTTTGACCTCTTGGTTCCTCACCTGGGTGAACTGGCTAGCGGCTCTATGCGTGAGCACCGTCTGCCTCAACTCGAGGAGAACATGCGGGCCCTTGGTCTAGAAGTTCCCAGCAAGCGTTCcgacaagggcaaggagCTGGCCTGGTATCTCGACCTGCGTCGCTGGGGCTGTCCCCCTCACGGTGGCTTCGGACTTGGTTTCGACCGACTTCTGAGCTACCTCACTGGCGTGCCCAACGTCCGTGATGTCGTCCCCTTTCCACGCCACTACCATCGATGCGACTGCTAA